TCCCAGATCACTCATttaagataacttgtcacagaaagttataatgctcaagttaaactttgctacatctacaGGAGTAACACTTTGAGTTTGGTGGTGCAGTGAGTCAAAAGTTCGCTCTGCCCCTAAGACGACGCCAATAATATAAATGACACATGGAAGGTGGGAAGCCCCATTGGGTTGTTTGAATTGGGGCCCCAGAGCTTCCACCCCAAATTTACACTCACTTCTACTTCCCACAAAGCATCAGAAATAACTGTTCCAACTGATTTCCAGCCAAATGCTACTTGCTAAATCATGCGGTCAGTATTTTATATGGTCAGGCCAAGAAAAACCTGAACGGCTTGGGATCAGTTGGGAATTTTCAAGTTGACTAtatgatgttaaatactcttatATGAAAAAGGCAAAAAGTATTATAGAAGTGACACATTTACAAAAATCTCTGCGAGCGGCCATTCGTACTGATATATTGATACAAAACACAAGGGCAGGTATACACACCACATTTCTTAGCAAGCATATAGGCAGAtggctatatggaggagcattgcatagCTGCAAAATACTGATTAATCAGCACTCACGTCTACTATAGTACATATTGAGGGGAGGGGctacttagtattatacttgcacatagataaggcatacaaagggtgctggtataatactaagcagcccctcATATGTGGtcggtgtgagtggttgttcattagtATTTTGCACCTGAGCAATGCTCCCCTGTATAGCAGTCTACCCATCTGCATGCTAATGGATGTGGTTCTCAACCTGCCCTTCTATTTTGTATTAGTATATCATCAGTGATTTTTGAATGGATAtgccctttttctgtgatttgtagGTGCTACATTTATTCTAGAGTATGCTATAAGCAAGCTTTCAAGTCTACTAGGCCTCTTCATCTAAAAGGAAATTTAGCCTGATAAAAGGGCATTAAGTAGCCTCGAAAGGATACatcatttttctgtgatttgtagGTGCTACAATTATTGGCTAACTAGAAAAATTCTATGAGCAAGCTTTCGAGTCTATctggcctcttcatcaggctgaaAATAAGCCTCATAAAAGGGCATTAAGTAGCCTAGAAAGGATACatcatttttctgtgatttgtagGTGCTACATTTACTTGCTAACTAGAAAAATTCTATAAGCAAGCTTTTGAGTTTACTAGGCCTCTTCATCAGAGTGGAAAAGAACCTGATGAAGGGGCATTAAGTAGCCTTGAAAGGATACatcatttttctgtgatttgtagGTGCTATATTTATGGGCTAACTAGAAAAATTCTATGAGCAAGCTTTCGAGTCTACctggcctcttcatcaggcaggAAATAAGCCTCATAAAAGGGCATTAAGTAGCCTCAAAAGGATACatcatttttctgtgatttgtagATGCTACATTTACTTGCTAACTAGTAAAATTCTATAAGCAAGCTTTTGAGTTTACTAGGCCTCTTCATCAGAATGGAAAATAACCTGATGAAGGGGCATTAAGTAGCCTTGAAAGGATGCattctttttctgtgatttgcaGATGCTTCATTGTCTAACCCATGTTATTGACTAGCTAGAAACATTTTATAAGCAAGCTTTTGAGTCTACCTGGCCTCTTCATCAGAGTGGAAAAAAAGCCTGATAAAGAGGCATTAAGTAGCCTCTAAAGGATACATAATTGTTCTGTGATTTGTAGGTGCTACATTTTTTGGGTGATTAGGAAAATGCTATAAGCAAGCTTTTGAGTCTACTAAGCCTCTTCATCAGAGTGGAGAAGAGCCTAATGAAGGGGCATTAAGTAGTCTGCAAAGCTTGcttatagaatttttttctggTTTGCAAATAAAAGTATCACCTCAATAATACTTTTGCCTTTTCTATACAAGAGTTTTTAACATCATAGATTTTTCTGGTTAACACAGTAACAGCAAATTATTTTTCCGGCCACGTCTCCTTACCCTCTAACATATTATAAGGAACAGGTGGCAAATAGCAATAACATTTCTCAACAAAAGCAGCACGATTTTCATGATACATCCCCAGCCTGATGAAGAAAACTACAGTAAACCTATTTCATTTTAGACATTGCTTTAATTCCATTGTAATCTAGTTTGTCTGCAATAAATGATTGCGACATGACAGTGTAcacgttaaaaaaaaagagaaacaatcTCAATATTAATCTCCAGTTCTGCTCGACATAGAAATGGACTTCCAGATGAGCCTTGATTCAGAATTATACATAATGGAGGTGAAAATttgcagcttaaaaaaaaaaaaaaaaaacccatcgcATCCATATGATTTCTAATGGGTAAACACGTTCCCTTGCTGCAGAAACTAGAGATGGACATTTACTATTTACCATCATTACATGCAGATATGTCTTTTTTGTTTGTAAACCCATAATGAAAACTTGGCAGCATAGTTAAAAGTTCTTGCAATGTTTACCGTAGCTCGCACCGGGTGCCTTTGTTTTATTAACCTCTCAGCTGccagggagaaatgcaaataCAAAATTGTTGCAATTTTCCCCTTCTAGTAGCAAAGGAGTTTCGGAAGAATGTGTCCCcggattgatacattgtaacgttCTAATATATTATACTGAATAGATCCTAATCTGGAATGCTTCATTTACTCTATACAATGCAAGTGGATAGTTGCCATCACCAATAATAGGGCGGCATCCGACTAAAACCACAGCGAACTTAAAGAACTCCGACGACTGTAAACCAGTTAGAAAGTGTTTAGGCACATGCTTTTTAGTTCTAGAAAAACTATATTGTCTTAGGTTACGGCTATAATATTTACTTTaatatactatttaaaaaaataagagtTGGAGGTAGCAGCCTTCGAAGCAAGGTCCATAGACTTTAATTACTATTAGAATGCAAATATAAAAGTTTCCTCTCTCGACTGGGCCTCATTGTGCATTGGCTTTACAGTAAGGCCCATATTAAAGCAAGAATAACGTACTGTAGattatatatcgatatatatataAAGGGGCTGCAATGTATGCATAGGGACTTATCTAAGAACTGCCCTGCCCCAACTTATCAATGCTAGTTCCGTTGAGCGGCCATGCCATTTAAAAGGGAACTACTGAGATCCTAGTGATTGTCAAAAACTTCGGAAATGACGCAAATGGTTCACAGTACGAAGTCTCTTTAAATAATTCTCTTATCCAGCTTTGACTGTAGTGCAAAAAAAGCATTCCCTACCACAAAAAGTCCGCAAAAGCGCAGACGAAAGCGGTTGTTAACTTTAGCGTCACCCAGCAAATGCTCGGATAGCAGAAGCTCGTGTGCGGAATTGGCAGCCCTTTACTGATTTCTGGAAATGGAACGTATAAGCAGCCGTTTACAATTTCGCAAGTAAATTCCAcaaactggttaaaaaaaataaacaaaaacctaaaaataaataaattgcgcTCGTGCTGATACAcggattatttatttatttatttttttactaacgCTTGATGAGGTTATGGCTACTAACTTCTTTTTCAATCAGTCATTTACGAAAACCGTGAATTTCCCCTTGAGCGTACATACATATACGTTGTATAATAAACAGCCCGTCAGCTCTTGTCTGTGCAAAACAATTGCGTTCTAGTAAAAATAGAGatattcaatattttttttttttactttaaaacccccttttttctaccattccccccccccccccctttttttttgatATGTTcagaatgattaaaaaaaaaaaaaaaaaagaacaattacaGCGGATTCCATACTGGAGAATTTCGATCACGCGGGTGATATATTTCCTCTTTTAAGAACATGCTGTTATCTTATGGTACAGTGAGCGGATAGGAGCCCCGGACCGTCATTGGCGCGGACCACCATGAAAATACTTCTTTTTTTCAATGTGGAACAAATATATTCGTTTTAAATGTTAATGAAGAAGGTAAATTTCAGTAACATAATGCGGGGATCTCCAACCTTCAACTtgtagcatgctgggagttgtagtttcataacctagagcatgctgggagttatagctGCACAACACTTTAtgttgagagttgtagttttggaacagcagggcatgctgggagttatagttccaTAACCacaatgctgggagttgtagttatgCAACActgaggccggattcacacgtgcGTTCGCGTATTTGCATGAGCGTAGTGTTTTTGCGGAACGAACTACGCTATTTTGCGTGCAcaccagcgtattttactgtgctttttctACGAGCAAGGCATGTGCTTTTGgcgcaacaaaaaaataaataaataaatgtttcaAGCGATTGAAATGGTTAATCTAATGAGTCCCAGATATGTTCTTCTTGCTGCGCAattacgcatctcctagcatattttacGCATATTTGCGCATCCCtattggcttctatggggacttttagtGCACTAATGCACAGCAAAATACAGCACGCTACGATTTTTTACGCAACCGCAATGCGTAGGAACATTattgtgcatgtgaacaaacccactgacaGCAATGAGTTCCATTTTCTTCATATTGCTCATGCACATAcgcgtgcaaatatgcccgtgtgacgcTGGCCTGAATGCTACCGCAGCATGCAATGGGTTGCGGTTTCATAAAAtgaatgctgagagttgtagtttcaccGCCGATGGCAGAGAATACTGGCCGGAATATTTTTACGTATTTAATGCGTGAAGAGATGTAGTTTCACATcgcttagggacctttcacacggacggaattacgccgcaggacacAGTCACATGCGCCGCTACGGAATTCCGCAcctaaatctgcaggtctaaagccattttcaattctgcatcaaaaactgcaggtTGCCTACGGATTTTGGCGCGGAATTTACCGCAGCTTGCGGTGCgtcatgtgtgaaaggtccctagttATGCAGCCATAGCATGGGAATTGTAGCCCTGCAActccagggcatgctgggagatgtagtttcccaacagcagggcatgctgggagttgtagtttcctaagcagcagggcatgctgggagttgtagtttcctaagcagcagggcatgctgggagttgcagttttACAGCACTTAATGActgggggggagtagtagtcatgTGACAATAGCATAAAAGGACATGCAGTTTCACGTAATGAATGCTGTGAATTATAGCGTTGTGGTTTGCAGCAGgaaatgctgggaattgtagtcctGCAActccagggcatgctgggagctgtagtttccCAACAGCAGGGCATGCTGTGAGTTGTAGCTTCACAACATTCAATACTGGGGGTTGTAGTTACTGCATGCAATGGCTTGCAGTTTTACAAAatgaatgctgggagttgtagtttcacagttcgcagcagggcatgctgggagttgtattcTCACAACATGTAATGCTGGGGGCTGTAGTTATCCCATAACATGGGAATTAAGGTCCTGCAACTTCAGGGCATGCTGGGGGGTTGTACTTTCCCAACACTAGATGTCAGGAGTCGTAGTTTCCCAACagcggggcatgctgggagttgtagttttgcaaccaAAACATGCAATGAGTTCACAAAATGAATGCTAAAAGTTATAATTTCATAGCAGGGAATGATGGGAGTGGTATTTTCACAGCATTTCATACTGTGAATCAGGGGTGTAGATATAGGGGgcacagaggtagcagtcactaccgggcccaggagccttagggggcccaaaggcccccctATCACATACCaagacaccaatattataaatggtacataggggccctgttacagattttgcattggggcccaagagctcttagttacgcctctgctttgaattgtagtttcacaacactaaatgctgggagttgtagtcccataGCATAAAACAGGGAACGCTGGGAGTGGTATTTTCACAGCATTTAATATGTAAGCAGaagagtaacttgaagctcctgggccccaatgcaaaacctgtaacagggcccccaactataaagctttattcatagtactgggccccctatatggagaagagaggctttatgggccccctaaggctcctggacctgggtgcaactgcatcccctgcaccctctatagttacacccctggctggAAGTCATAGTCCTGCAACTCTAGGCATGCcacaagttgtagttttgcaaccgGAAAGTCAGACATTGGAGACCCCTGCATGTGGTTGTATGAGACGCTGCAGATGATAGTTCTGCTATAACACACATCAGTAAATAACCTTATGCAGATATCGAAGCGGGTTGAttcgaaaaaaaaaccacaaaaaccaaAAGAACAGGTACCAAAATTCCTGTTACTGTGATCATTTAAAGAACATTTTGTGTCTGGTCCCAAAGTTGTATGTTCTTACAAGAGGAAGCCACTAAGATTTCCTATCTGATCAGAAACCCCATTTACATTGTTTTTATCTTTTCTGATCAGATTtgcatattttcattttttttataataatcatcatcatcatcatcatcatcactgcaCTCATCAATGCATAAATAGAAagtttcaaaaaagaaaaaaaaaaagaacatttcacACATCTGTTTCCAGCGTCTTTAGATTCACACAGTTATACTTAATGGTCTCATTGCCATTGCCCTGGCTGGACTTGTCTCTGACACATAGAGACTCCTTGAGCCCTTCTTCCATCTCTAAATACTCCGACTTGTCCTGGAGAGAGGAAGACGCAGAGCTCTTTAACTTCTTTAACAAGGTAGTGGGCAAATACGGGCAGCTGGACGCACTGGCCGCCAACGGCGTCTGCTCTTCATTCTCCGTTTCCCTGTGATAGAAATAGTTAAAGTTGGAGACAATGACCGGCACGGGCAAGGCGATAGTCAACACCCCGGCGATGGCACACAGGGAACCAACTATCTTGCCCCCAACTGTGATAGGTTTCATATCTCCATAACCAACTGTGGTCATGGTGACCACTGCCCACCAGAAGGCATCCGGGATGCTATGGAAGTGTGTGGTAGGCTCATCAGCCTCGGCAAAGTACACGGCGCTGGAGAAGAGGATGACTCCGATGAAGAGGAAGAAAATGAGCAACCCCAATTCTCTCATGCTCGCCCTCAGTGTATGCCCTAAGATTTGCAATCCCTTGGAGTGTCGGGACAACTTAAAGATTCGGAAGACCCTAACCAGGCGGATTATTCGCAGGATGGCAAAGGACATGGCCTGTTGTTGCTGCCCACTGCCCTGTATGGGGTGCTGTTGTTgctgttgttgctgctgctgttgggGCGGATGCCCAAGCTCGGTGCCCAGGGTGATGAAGTAAGGCAGGATGGACACAATATCTATGATGTTCATGATGTTCCTGAAGAAGCCAGGTTTGCTGGGACAGGCGAAGAACCTCACTGCAAACTCAAAGGAGAACCACACAATGCACACAGTCTCCACTATGAAGAAGGGGTCGTTAAAGGCAGTGTGCACACTCTCAGGTACCCCCAGGGTGGCATTGTACCCTCCAAACCCATCCTCGTCCTCTCCCCCCCGAGAGCCCAGCGGGGGCAGCATGTTGTCCTTGTCGTCCCGGAACTCCGGTAAGGTCTCCAGGCAGAAGATGACGATGGAGATGAGAATGACCAGAACGGACACTATGGCAATGCCCCGGGCCGGCCCGGAGCTCTCAGGATACTCAAACAGCAGCCACACTTGTCTCTTGAACTCGTTCTCTGGCaggctcttctcctcctccttgacGAAGCCCTCGTCCTCCCGGTACTTCAGCAACGCTTCATCCCCCAGCTCATAAAACTTCACCTCCTCCGAGAAGATGTCGAAGGGCACATTAACAGGTCTCTTTAGCCTCCCACCGGATTGGTAATAGTACAGGATGGCATCAAAGCTCGGCCGATTCCTATCGAAGAAGTACTCGTTCCTGAGCGGGTCGAAATATCGCATCCTCTTCTCCGCATCACCCAGCAGTGTTTCTGGGAACTGCGCTAACGTCTTCACCTGGGTTTCGAAGCGCAGCCCAGACACATTGATGACGACCCGCTCGCAACACTCAAACTCGCTGTATACCGGGTGGTAGCCGGGACTACGCCGCTCCTCATCTCCTCCACATAAGTAAAACTTCTGCTCCTCGTccgcctcttcctcttcctcctcttcttcttcttcttcttccctcaGCATCATCTCCTCAGAGCCACAAGGAACCAGCTCCGAGGGGAAGGTGTCTccatcttcttctcctcctccgccGACACCTCCGCTGCTGCATTCATTGCCCGCTTGGTGGTGCCGGCTTCTCCATCTGTTGCAGCCACTCAGGGGCCAGTACTTGCGCCGGTTGCCCCCTTTTTTCCTACGAAGTGATGTCGTTTGTTGCTCAGACTGGGTCGCGCGCTTCGCGTTCCCTCCGCCACTGCTACTGTTGAGATTGGAGGCATTGGCACCACCTTCAGCTgctgcttgttgttgttgttgttgctgctgctgagCGGCAGCTGCCCGGGAATGTGCCAGGCGCTCCCGTTCTCTGGCACGGGCTTGCGCATACCCATAGGGTAGGTGGCTGCTGCAGCCGGAGCTTTCCGCGCTTACCATGGCAACCTCCATCTCTAGTTGCTTGTGTGTTGTCTATAGAGAGAGGCTGCTAGTAATGTGTGACAAATGGCTGCCTCACCAGCAGCGATGTGTGCCACCCTGCCATGGCCTACCCTCAGCCATGCGGGCAGCTCTGGTGAGAAACACACGTGTCCTTAGAAAGATAATGTAAAGTCATCCCCACAATTGCAGTCCGTAGAGCTATAAGATGCCAGTGGCGGTGGAGAATCTGATATTTATGCAAAGGGATCGGCTTTGCAACCACTTGTAAACCCCGATTCGTTTGTGCAGGTTTAAATAGGCAAAGAGGTCAGTTTTGCAAATAAAGTTGTTACCGTGATGCAGGTTCATTGGTTGAGGGTCCGATAGttacaaaatggggtcagttttgCAATAAATTGTCACCACTTTTTTGGGGAAGGTTCATTGGCTGAGGCAATAAATAGTCAGTTTTGCAATAAATTTCACACCCCTATAGTTGCGTTGAGTTCGTTAACGGAAAATCCAATTATTTATGCAAAGGGGTTGGTTTTGCAACAAGTTACTGTGATGCCCACCTCCATTGTGCAGGTTCATTGACTGGTAGACCAAGGCGTCAGTTCTGCAAAATTTTGTCAGGTTCATTGGTTGAGGAGCCAATATTTATACAGTTTTGTAAAAGCTTATATGACCCTTCCTTCGTCCAGGTTCATCGGACCCTTAAAGATGCAAAAGGGTCAGTTTTGCAAAAGTTTGTAACCCCCTCCTCTTTTTTTGTAGAACTTGATTGACTAAGGATCCagtatttaggaaaaaaaaaaaatggaccccCTTCTTTTACAAAGTGCAGAAAGAACAGAATGTAACTAGTTTAGTATCCACAGGAGGCTTTGGGACCTTCAGAGTATTTCCCCACCATGGTTGCCCCCTGGCAATCCACAAGGGTGCAGCAACTCCCCCCAAATTGTATTATACATCTCCCACTCCGCAGTATATGGATGAGCAACAGATGGTTCTACTCCAAACTCCGACTCCTCCGATAAAATGCAAGTGGTTTACAATCCAGCGGAGCCTCCGGCTTCTTCTCTGAGGTTTTAAGTAAAATCAAATCTGCTTGGAGCTTCTTAGAAGGAGCAAAAAGCAGCCAAAAGAAGGTATTCTGTCCTAGAAGCAAGGACCACttgccaaaatccacatgtgccAGCGCCGTCCTCTAATCCATTGTCATATTCAATGTCCCTAATGCAAAGCGACTGCCAGGTGAAAAACCGCACACATTTAACCCTTCCATggaagaccaaaaaaaaaaaaaaacggaagctGTAATTCAGTAGACCTGATTCATTTAACCACAGTCAATATGATCAGTAGGCAGTAGCTTGGCCTTGGTGGGATACATACAGGGGGTATGAAGTAGCTGGGAGCCATCACTTTGCAGGTGTCGCTGCTCTCCTCCTGGTGACTtgtctccatccatccatctctcctgcACTAGAAGGGGATGGCGAGCCGTGCCGAGTCTCCATGGAAAACACTTGCAAAATAAAGCATCTGCCTTTTCGCTTCACATTGCGCAGGTTCTCATCCTGGAACACAGAACAAAACGGGGGGAGAAAAGACTTTACAATAGGCTCCAACCTAGGCCCTGGCACCCCCATTACGAGTGCTGTGCATCGTCTATATAaccctatatacagtctatacattTATGACAGTCTCATCCATTAGAACACAATCGCATGATATTAAAAAGAACAGCAGCAAACTGCGCCGCCTATCAATCAGGGTTCTGTAGCTTATTCAACAGGGAGCTTTCGAAAAGCCCCTGGGAAACCAGAGCTTTTACTCATAATTCCCTTTTAAAGTGACAGCGCTCTCATTATTTCTGCTTTCCAAGTGGCttttttgcagcagcagcagcagctacaGGTTTCCCCTGGTTCGAAAAACATTTCCGATGATGCAAATCATAGCACAATAATAAAACTCAACTTCCCCATAGACCTAATATATTGCAGCTGGCAACATTTAAGTCGTATATAAACACAAATGGCAACAATGATTCTAAGAATTGATATCAAACAGGTTtgcagccccctcctctcctTATAGATATACTTACAGTTCACCGTCTGTCTTCCAGGGTGGATTGTGCCCTGTTGGTCTCTGATGAACGTTCTCCTTCtgtttttttctccttatttTATTTGCAAGGAGTTGGACTCAAGACGACGATTTGTAAACCCCAGATTCCTTGCATGTCATTTTTTGCAAAACTGCTCTTCCTCCACCCTCCTTGTGGCCGGCTCCGCACGTCTGTTTGTATTCCCATGTCCTCATCTGACTGTCATATTGACAAAAGGGATGATGACTGCTTAGAGATTTCTCCCCCAACAAGCATTTAATACTCCATCTGAACCTCTTGTTTCAGCTTGGACCAATCTACAGCTTGCATCCTCAGCAGCCTCCAGCAGATTTACACTGCAAATTGCTTAGGATCCACATAGAAAGGATGGCATCCAGTGATCAACCCTAAAGAAGCCTTCCATAAATCAGACTGTTATAGGAACAAGTGCTGTGTCTCCCTGCAAGTCTCCAATTCCCAATTGTGTTTATGTATCACTGAAGGACAAACGAGTGAGCCCAGCCTGATTTATTCCCAGGGCTCCCCGGCTCCAGAGCAGCCTCTAGTGGAAAAGAGTGGGAAGTGCATTCCATTCTCCGGTTATAATTCACATTCCCGCTGAATAAAGAAATATTAATTATTGAAGCAAATATTTCCAATTTAAATTATGCATATCCGTCTAATAAAACCTATTACGGGGTCGGAAACCATCATCCGAGGAAAGAAAACGGAGGTTAGTAGACAAGAACAGCCTGCGGCGAGTTTATAGGCTCCGATTATTCTTAGGCTGGAGTCACACTTCACTTTTTCGTGCAGTTTTTTTGAAGCGTAAGCCCATAGGGGAATCACATTTTGTGCCGATTTATCACACATTTCACCCTTCGCAGGGAGCATAGTAAAAGTGTGTGTTAGACCTGATTTAGCGTGCATGAGTGGAGAGCTTTTGCGCACTGAACAGTACTTTTTGCGGCTGcaagatatatatatttgtacacGGCAAACGAAGATGcgtcgattgaaatggctaattactcTTAATGAATGAGTTATGGAATTACGCAATGTTTCACGCATCTGCTGGCGTATTGGGAGCGTGTTTGCATCATCCCCCCCTCTCCGATGACTTCTATGCGGAACGTTCatacgcaaatatgcaggaaaatagagcatgctgtgatttttttttttgtgcagcccaAAAACCGCGCAAAATATGGTTatgtgagcaaacccattgaaatcattgggctcTATGCTCTGCGAATTGCACGCGTAAATTTTGCGCGTACAAATGTGTCCGTGTGAATCtgccctaaggatatattcatgcatatattttttttagtccgTAAAAGTTTTTTCGCGTAATTTTCACTTTTGCATTTCTAGGATATTTTTGAGGTCTTTTCATCAAATTTGCATTGAATGTGCgcatgcgctaaaaaaaaatgCGCAATGGCCCGAATGACATGAGTATAAAGGTTCTGCGCACTTTTTTATGGTTACATTGAATTTAAAATGAATTGCAATTACATCAAACAAGTGCGATCCGTTTTTTTCAATTATTCCCGTAGgttatgctgcaatttatttgtcCACtagactgtttaaaaaaaaacactttgcacgcggcaaacaaacgcaccgcttgaaatgactaattagttccagatgtgttctttcttctacaCAGTTACGCAGTGTTTCAAGCATCTCCTTCAGTATTGCGTGCGGATttctgaccccccctccccccattgacttctatggggacctttcatgcacaactacacagaaagataaaacatgttctatctttttttgcgcGGCCCAAAAATGCGCACAAATATGCGTATTTtaacgagcccattgaaatcattgaattctattctctgcacattgtgcgtgtgcaaatacgcctgtgtgaaggagcccaatgaggtagaagccaattttactaATTTGTGACCGTTTACGCAGGACGAaatatttttcatgcacataataCGCGGTGCTAAAAGCTCACTGAAACGCCCGCTGGACCACTCACAGATGCAGTTTTTGCGTGTGTATGAAAAAAGAGAAAGGCCCGGCTACACACAGGTGTAAACATATTTAAAACTATGGTTCATATCCGgatattgttatttgtatagcgataacttattccgcagcactttcaactaattttttattacccccaccaccaccaccacaccacccaccaagctgggtacttgttTTACTAACCTcaaaaggatggaaagctgagtcaactttgagctgaTTACTTGAACCAAgttgggattgaacttgcaaccttcaggtcatgagcgagagcttaggactgcatactgctgacttaaaggggttgtcccgcgccgaaacgggttttttttttttaacccccccccccccccgttcggcgcgagacaaccccgatgcaggggttaaaaaaacaacccgcacagcgcttacctgaatcccggcggtccggcgtcttcatacttacctgctgaagatggccgccgggatcctctgtctccgtggaccgcagggcttctgtgcggtccattgccgatttcagcctcctgattggctggaatcggcacgtgacggggcggagctacacggagccggcattctacacgagcggccccatagaagagagcagaagacccggactgcgcaagcgctgctaatttggccatcggagggcgaaaattagtcggctccatgggaacgaggacgccagcaacggagcaggtaagtgtataacttctgtatggctcataattaatgcacaatgtacattacaaagtgcattaatatggccatacggaagtgtataaccccactt
The Eleutherodactylus coqui strain aEleCoq1 chromosome 11, aEleCoq1.hap1, whole genome shotgun sequence genome window above contains:
- the KCNA4 gene encoding potassium voltage-gated channel subfamily A member 4, with product MEVAMVSAESSGCSSHLPYGYAQARARERERLAHSRAAAAQQQQQQQQQAAAEGGANASNLNSSSGGGNAKRATQSEQQTTSLRRKKGGNRRKYWPLSGCNRWRSRHHQAGNECSSGGVGGGGEEDGDTFPSELVPCGSEEMMLREEEEEEEEEEEEADEEQKFYLCGGDEERRSPGYHPVYSEFECCERVVINVSGLRFETQVKTLAQFPETLLGDAEKRMRYFDPLRNEYFFDRNRPSFDAILYYYQSGGRLKRPVNVPFDIFSEEVKFYELGDEALLKYREDEGFVKEEEKSLPENEFKRQVWLLFEYPESSGPARGIAIVSVLVILISIVIFCLETLPEFRDDKDNMLPPLGSRGGEDEDGFGGYNATLGVPESVHTAFNDPFFIVETVCIVWFSFEFAVRFFACPSKPGFFRNIMNIIDIVSILPYFITLGTELGHPPQQQQQQQQQQHPIQGSGQQQQAMSFAILRIIRLVRVFRIFKLSRHSKGLQILGHTLRASMRELGLLIFFLFIGVILFSSAVYFAEADEPTTHFHSIPDAFWWAVVTMTTVGYGDMKPITVGGKIVGSLCAIAGVLTIALPVPVIVSNFNYFYHRETENEEQTPLAASASSCPYLPTTLLKKLKSSASSSLQDKSEYLEMEEGLKESLCVRDKSSQGNGNETIKYNCVNLKTLETDV